tgtatttaaaaaattatagataaattaaatcgataatcattaaaatttaaaatcattttcaaaaaatttattgaatttcatttcatttcaataaaatcattgaacttttattttctattttcgtataataaaattatttcagccattgaaaataaaaaaatcactgATGGCAAACATATTCAAAATGATACTCTTACATGATAATCACAtgacagaaaaaaaaattatttttttatctgtATAAATCATCTTCTTGAAACTGTCACATAAGagttaaaaatgattttttttttacctgacaTACACATAACTGATACGTGACTGTcattttatacataaaaataatttcttttCAGTATGTGATTTTTTCGGTCTAAATTGGttagaatgattttattgaaataaaattaagttaattgaacttttaaaatttaCTCCAAAACTTCAGTGccattaatgtaatttacaCAAAAAGTACAAGAGAGATGTGAATATATGTTGGTTATTTGTTGCATTGGATCCTTCGCCGAAGTTTTCTGTCTTTTTCCCCCTTTCAAAAAACACCCCacattctctctctctttcttccATAAACTTTCATAAATAAAATCTCTCTGCAATTTCTGTATTCAATTCTTAGTTTCTTATTTTTATGCCTTCTCCacttattttcttgaccttaaGTTAAAAAATATTTCTTCTTCTTAGTATCCTTGATAAATAATCTTTTGATGtattcaaaattgaaatcatTTTCTGTAATGGGGATGTCAAATTCTGAGATATTAATATCTGGAAATGATttggaattcaaattccttgTAAGACCTCCATTACAATTCGAAGATGATGATGAACACTGCGAGCTTTCTCCGTCGGAAGATAGCGACGGAATTGATGAACAGAAACAAGAACAAGCAGtgcaagaacaagaacaagaaaaacatgaattacagcagcagcagcagaaaGGAGGAGAGAAATGCAAGTTGTTAGTTTCTAGTTTGAAGATAAAATTACCATCTTCTTCATTAGAGGAGGAATTCAAGATTAATCAAGAAGAAGATGTTGATGATAAGAGTGAAGATGGGTTGAAGACTCCAACATCTATGGAGAAACGAATTCCTTTGGTACTTTCATGTCCACCTGCGCCAAGGAAACCTAAATCTATGCCttgtaataaaagaaaattgttGGGTGGTCGGAGAAGGGTTCTTCTTGATCTATCAAATGAGATTGAATCTTTGTTTCCTCCATCTGTTGTTGTTGGTGCTAAGATTAAGAAAGTTAGACCAGAAATATGAGATTCATATATGTTACTCTTTCCTTATCCATTTTGTATCATTTGTGAAGTTAATTAATTCTAGTTATCTTTACTTCTTTTTTGTCCACTTCTTTTCTCAAGAAATGGTATCCTCTCTATCTTCATTCTTCTagaaattgttattttttttatgagattTACACAGGGATATTGTCCGTTTTAGTTTAAATTTAACACTTTGCTTCTCACGGTTTTAAAACAACGTttctatttattaaaaattcacTTAACTAATAAGTCTCGGTCACTATCTTTTTATTTCTAGCGTGAGATATAGTTCATTCATTCCCAAGTTGCTATCTCTTGGGGCAGCTTCTTGCTGAGGCCTGCTAATTCAACATCACTCATTCTGAACTGGGTCCTTATAATTTCAATGTTATACTTCCATCCATTTCACATGGATTTGATAGTTGAAATATAATGAATTATTCATTTATTGGATGATTAAATTTCAATTGTTAATTTTGCAGTATAAgacattttaaattttaatatgtGGATTTAGTTAATCTGATTAAATACTCTTAATAGTGTTTTGTCTCGCAATTAATAGTGTTTTGATGTTATTGATGTTACTGTTTGTTgttcgaaaaataaaaatacactgtTGTtagaaaaaaactaattttcatGTATAACACGAATAACAATTCTTAACCAAACAtctattttttatatgaaaatgcaaataGTAAGAGAAAATAAAGTACAGAAACACATTTAATGGAATTTTAAGCTTAGAAActatttcttaatggatttatttttattattgtttattGAAGGGATTGGAATTAATTGAATTggtatataatataatttgagTTACAGAAATGGGTAATAAAGTGAATGTAAAGAGATCTGAATTCTGTAAAAGTATGATGATGTGGGAAAGATAAGTACAGATTATGGTGTCTTTTACTTTAGTTATAGGATTCCTCAATTTATGGACCccaaaaggaaataaattagGTGGTTTGATCATGAAGAAATTCAGCTGAGTTCCAAGATTGATGATGAAGCAAGAATTTTATGTATTTATCTCACAAGCAAGAAAGTGGATTATTTTGACTTTTTTCTAGAAAGAGAAATGAATGGTTGCATTGACTTTGTATATCTTAAAGATAAGGAAACATTCTCTAATGGCTGTGGCAGTAGTAGTTATAATGATCAGTAAATCCTAGTGGAATATGCTATCCTCTTATGTGACATAAATTATTCCTACAGTTAAAGGTTAATGTCCCTAACTTCAAGGTAACTAATATTCCCTAAACCACCTGCCTTAATCTGCATTAAATCTTTCCAATTTAACTCATAACTTAAAAAGAGAGaatggttatatatatatatacagcggcggatccaggatttgaggttTGGGGGGCTAAATTTTAGTTGTGTAATTTGCGGTAATTTTTTAAAGTTCAGCCCGTCAGGGctgggcaaattttttttagcctctAGCATGATAAAATTGCTTCATTTTGGCCAAAGTAAAAAGCgtaaaacttatttaattttctatatgtCCAATGTTGGTTTCCTAAACTAAGACACCTACATTTTCATCGTTTTGGTGTGTTGAatgctaaaaaattaaaagtgttaGGCCTAAAAGAAGTAGagatatttaatattttataaatccaacattaattgcttaaaaattatatttgaaaaaaaaaaagtttaaaagaGTTGTAGgaaaaaaatcaattagataaataatacaaaaaaaaaaatgaggttTAAGTGGTTTGAACCCATAACCCTTTACATTAAAACAAGTTTCTTAACCAACCCAACCACCTCAACATATTGTTATAACTTTACAAACACgcattaatataatataattagggGAGGTTATCAACTACCGAGCAAAATTTACTCAGGGGTGGAGCCGGCGGCCGGGGGGCCGGAGCCCCCCCGAGCCCTGGGCTGGATCCGCccctgtatatatatatattctccgACTTTAAAGGATGACAATAGGGATCTAAATCTCATTCCTACTTTAGAAATGAAGAGGGTGACCACTGTTTTAGTAGGACGTGTTTTCAATATATACAGATActtttaaaatcataacatcaaAGAAATACGATTTTGGCTAAAGTAGATAATATCTGAATAGGGTTGAATACATATTAGATTTATCTTTAGCCTATAAGGGACGGATAATGAATCCGGATCTATCAATTAATATACAACGGATATAGGCTTACATTTTGTAGTGCAGATTTGTTATTTACGGCGTAAGAAACGAACTGTAGCTCGTGTCACCAATCTAGATGAAGGCTATATCAAATGAGTAATCACTGTAGCATCACAAACTAAGAACGCACACCTAGATAGCGAGGGGCAATGACTTGGTAGGGACAGAAGGAAAATAATTGCTTTTTACAGTTATTCGCAGTAAATGCAGTATTCTATGCATTAGGTTTAATCTTCTAAACTAAACTCTAAATATGGATAATCAATGTGTTTAATTACATATTATTTacgtaattttattttatttttatttttataatttttaagaaTGCATGATATTAATATACATGTGTTTCATAAGGGAATTTTTCAATTTACTGGTTTGAGGTCAAATTAGTCAGGGAGAAAATTTTCCAGTAGATATGGATAGTATATAGCTTTGGATTCTTATGCATGAACATTTAATTTAATCATTCAATAATGGCAATATCTGACatatgagaaataaaaaaaatttatttaaaaaaaaaaaacagagataATTGAGACTTGTATGCATGACTTGTCatctttttttcttaatttttttaatgagactttataataataataataatatattaaaaaattctttattatGCTAAACACAAAAGAATTGCAAGTCCATATTTATCATATAAAAGAAATGTTAGTATAACATTCAACAATGAACTGTTACACACTTTTTGTATTATATTCACTGATCATTCTCACTCTTCATATAATAGATAAGTTTTATAAGTCTCCtaacaaatattttttaattaatattatttcttTCAATATTTGACAACTTAAATGAAAAATATCACCCATAAATCCGGTAGTCATTCTAGAAGATTCAATATTGCACTTCCCATttttatcaatatatatatatatattgcactTCCCCAATGTTCCTACGAGACAGAAATTGATCGGATTTCGATGAGTGACTCTCTAATTCTCAAATCAGTTATAATCTAAGATAGAAAATGTAAAAGAACAATAGTAAGAGCAGTATTTCACGAGAGTGTGTATAGTACGTATAAGATGCACATTTTCAAAGGAATTGAGTGAAGAATTCTATTCTGAATAGAAATAAAATGACTCTAATCTGTTcggaaaataatttttaaagagGCAGGACCCCTTCTATTTAGAATATAATTACACCTGCTAAAGCTTTCTAATTAGAGTATGACTGGAACACCCTAATTATGGAGGATCACTCTTCTAGAAGGTCGTTTAGTATGGTCTTAGTACAGAGCTAGAAGGTCGAATAGAATATATGTTCTTGGTGAAGAGGAACTGATTAACCATTGCTTAAACCGGATTTCTATGCCTTTATCTAAGTCCCAAGTAATCATATTCCTCATCAGAAGCCCCCTATAAGTTTGGTCTAATCTTTTAAGAGTAGTAGGGACCTTTATAGTTTTCAAGACCCCTCTCCTCTTCGAGAATGTGCTGCATTCTCTCAAAATGTGACACGTATTATATCGACTGCACAAACAATATGAGTCCATTATGTCATATCTCAGTTCTAGCCGAATATTTACCATACGTGTACAATTCCAAAGGAAGCATTGTTACTCTTTCCATTAGTTTCAATGCAACATTTTCCTTCATTTATACATAGAAGGTGGATTGTTTCCTTTTTTCGTTAAATTGATAAACAATTCTCCTTAATTGCTTTTTACATTGCGATGAAAAGTTGGGATCCGAATGGTTCCTTGGGGTTGCTTGAGGAGCGGTCTTTGGAAAGattaatcaaaaaataaaaacggatacataaatataaaataataataaaactggactaatataaattaagaaaaagaatACGAAAGTGTATAAAACACTTATAAACCGAAGAACATGAGTAGTGAAACGCTTCATTTCAGTAAGTGCAACATTCGCATTGCCCATGTTGTACGTGTGTGGCTCTAATTCAGTGGGGGCTTCGACTGCACCTCCAAGTGTACGCATGAGATAGCATTTCCTCTAGTAATTGGTTAAAGGCTTGTAAGATAAACCGACAACAACTATAACTTCAATTGAAGAGAAACCAAGCACTAAATGGCCACATGCCTGGTCTAACCATTAACCCCATCTAACAATTAACATCCTTTATGGTTTTCCATTATCCAgaaattattttgaattttgataCTATTTAATAGTATAAAGTGAAAAAATTTATTTAGCTTCAACCGAgttttaagaaattaaaaagaagcCAGAAAAGTTATACTGAGATTTCAAAATAGGAACCTGGCTCAATGGATTACCGCTAGGGAAGCCCATATTTTTATTCTTACACTATTCTGGTATGTATGGAATGTTTGTTTTGTTATAGCTTAATTTTTATGTGTCATGTTGCTAAAAAGGATAAATAaaatatctgtttttttttttttttgaaaatttctggtattttaataataattttttagaattttgtatatatataaattttgtcattagattaaaaaaaacatttagttGATATTTTGTTGAAATtcattgggtaaattacatccatgacaACTGGAGTTTATTCATTTTTGTGGCatagttatattattttaaaatataatataaagtcacttaattttatatattttaatactatggctactaaacttcaattaataTCTGAATAATTGTTGACCACCTCAAATACAAAAgtacaagaattaaaattatttagaactataATGaactataatattttttattttctaaaattaccatttttaggatttttttctcctaataaaataatatttaaatgaccttaaaacgaaaaagttaaacaattaaaatttcttagaatgttattgattcttgaaattttctattttgtaatCATCAACAATCAATATATTAAAGTTTAATGGTGATAATGttactttaaaataaaattcaatgataatagatgtaatttatccaaaattGATTCTAGTTTTACTCTATTGTTTGAGGATCAAGGCTAATTTAATAGTGTActcatctatactatatataattacggaagcagagagaaatgagaagaactgttttagaggtcttttttatgagttgtcaacgtagtaaaaaatcagattaaaaatatttaattaattaaaaataaatatttaattaattaaaaataaaaatttatatttataatatattaaataattactagcctattaattaatatactatatataattacggaagcagaaagaaatgagaagaagtgttttagaggtctttttgatgagttgtcaacgtagtaaaaaaccagattaaaaatatttaattaattaaaaatattaattaattaaaaataaaaaaatttatatttataatatattaaataattactagcctattaattaaaataataaaagaaagcaagagttacgggaagatgaaaaaacacaaagcaaaggaaatccaaaagtcacaaataaacttctatataaaacatgatagatagtattccaccattatattcattggtcacgatagatagtattatatttctgaaggtaaatattcgattttttttcatatgttgtagttattttgttctcaattatgtttttgttttattttgtttaaataatagttgttatagtttcatctttcaaattcatttctgttgttatcCAGGTtttatacctctcgctatcttatccatgttttctttttcatttgtctttttttttccaaactgatggCTTCAATTGAAgtaatccgacagaaatagaagatgcatgaacaactaaaaccggaatacacaaaagtgtcaaaaattacaagaaattcttatgtttctcaaggtaattattcgatttttttcatatgttgtagttatttttgttctcaattgtgttgttgttttctttttattaaataatagttgttatagtttcatttttcagagatgaaattccatttctgtcgttacccaggttccatacctctcgctaccttatccatgttttcttttttatttgtctttttttcaaaatgactaaaataaagattttgtaaatttgtattcttttttagtatatgttgctagatgttatcgtttcgattgctaactcttaactaaaatttagattttcggctttatatgaactcaatttttggctttctcaattgtgctgttgttttatttttattaaacaattgttgttatagtttcatctttcagagatgaaattccatttctgtcgttatccagattccatacctctcgctaccttatccatgttttcttttttatttatttatttttcaaaatgactaaaataagattttgtatatttgcattcttttttagtatatgttcctaggtgttatcgttttgattgttaactttaactaaaatttatattttcggctttttatgaactcaatttttagttttaattg
The window above is part of the Euphorbia lathyris chromosome 3, ddEupLath1.1, whole genome shotgun sequence genome. Proteins encoded here:
- the LOC136223921 gene encoding cyclin-dependent protein kinase inhibitor SMR14, whose protein sequence is MYSKLKSFSVMGMSNSEILISGNDLEFKFLVRPPLQFEDDDEHCELSPSEDSDGIDEQKQEQAVQEQEQEKHELQQQQQKGGEKCKLLVSSLKIKLPSSSLEEEFKINQEEDVDDKSEDGLKTPTSMEKRIPLVLSCPPAPRKPKSMPCNKRKLLGGRRRVLLDLSNEIESLFPPSVVVGAKIKKVRPEI